A genomic window from Streptomyces mirabilis includes:
- a CDS encoding TIGR03086 family metal-binding protein, producing MTQDMADSTNPPANPPTDPRGGLFKAVELTGRTLAALRPEQYDTVTPCPDYSVRDMANHVVSVLRRVAVMGAGGSFMSVPHFAQDVPDGDWAKAWAEATKEFDAVWSDPAVLGRQIGLPWGPVPGVVASVIYTNEFVLHAWDLAKATGQSPEWDPEMLAAPLAHMHRAVPAEPRGGQVPFGPVVEVHEDAPDIDKLVGWYGRRP from the coding sequence ATGACTCAAGACATGGCCGACAGCACCAATCCCCCCGCCAACCCGCCCACCGACCCCCGTGGCGGCCTGTTCAAGGCCGTCGAGCTCACCGGACGCACGCTCGCCGCGCTGCGCCCCGAGCAGTACGACACCGTCACCCCGTGTCCCGACTACTCGGTCCGTGACATGGCCAACCACGTGGTGTCCGTGCTGCGCCGGGTCGCCGTCATGGGCGCGGGCGGCTCCTTCATGAGCGTTCCGCACTTCGCCCAGGACGTTCCCGACGGCGACTGGGCCAAGGCCTGGGCGGAGGCGACGAAGGAGTTCGACGCGGTGTGGTCGGACCCGGCCGTACTGGGCCGCCAGATCGGTCTGCCCTGGGGCCCGGTTCCCGGGGTGGTCGCCTCGGTGATCTACACCAACGAGTTCGTGCTGCACGCCTGGGACCTGGCGAAGGCGACCGGTCAGAGCCCCGAGTGGGACCCGGAGATGCTCGCCGCGCCGCTGGCCCACATGCACCGGGCCGTGCCCGCGGAACCCCGCGGCGGCCAGGTGCCGTTCGGTCCGGTGGTGGAGGTGCACGAGGACGCTCCCGACATCGACAAGCTGGTGGGCTGGTACGGACGTCGTCCCTGA
- a CDS encoding YafY family protein, which translates to MKADRLVATLLLLQARGRVTVREVAEELEVSERTARRDLEALTTAGVPVYSQRGRGGGWSLVGGARTDLTGFTSREIGALFLAAGPLSASPELRAALRKLMRAVPAPMRPHAEAAAKAILIDGVDWSRTAGGGGPHQHTLERAVLDGEQVRLGYAHPDRAPGERTVHPLGLVSKAGRWYLVAGTEEGLRTFRLGRVTSATRTGEPVRRPEGFDLAAAWRELAAEVEQRLTAATVRARADRDALPVLRQLLGGRLRTGEAQLDGRVEFTADGPSVEVLAAQLAGLGSRVEVLDPPEARESLVRLGRSLTAVYGGREEETRLDSHFPLGTYYTEDVSVPVMAAHHV; encoded by the coding sequence GTGAAGGCTGACCGTCTGGTGGCGACCCTGCTGCTGCTCCAGGCGCGCGGGCGGGTGACCGTGCGCGAGGTGGCCGAGGAGCTGGAGGTGTCGGAACGCACCGCGCGCCGCGACCTGGAGGCCCTCACCACCGCCGGTGTCCCCGTCTACTCGCAGCGCGGCCGGGGCGGCGGATGGAGCCTGGTCGGCGGCGCCCGCACCGATCTGACCGGTTTCACCTCGCGGGAGATCGGGGCGCTGTTCCTGGCCGCGGGCCCCTTGTCCGCCTCGCCCGAACTGCGTGCCGCGTTACGGAAGTTGATGCGGGCCGTGCCCGCGCCCATGCGGCCGCACGCCGAGGCGGCCGCCAAGGCCATCCTCATCGACGGTGTCGACTGGTCGCGCACGGCGGGTGGCGGCGGCCCCCACCAGCACACTCTGGAGCGGGCGGTGCTCGACGGCGAACAGGTCCGGCTCGGCTACGCCCATCCCGACCGGGCTCCGGGCGAGCGCACGGTGCACCCGCTCGGCCTGGTCTCGAAGGCCGGCCGCTGGTACCTCGTCGCCGGTACCGAGGAGGGGCTGCGCACCTTCCGACTCGGCCGGGTCACCTCCGCGACCAGGACCGGCGAGCCGGTGCGGCGCCCGGAGGGTTTCGACCTCGCCGCCGCCTGGCGGGAGTTGGCCGCCGAGGTGGAACAGCGGCTGACCGCGGCGACCGTACGGGCGCGGGCCGACCGCGACGCCCTGCCGGTGCTGCGGCAACTGCTGGGCGGTCGACTGCGGACGGGCGAGGCCCAGCTCGACGGCCGGGTCGAGTTCACGGCCGACGGTCCTTCGGTGGAGGTGCTCGCCGCGCAACTGGCCGGTCTCGGCAGTCGCGTCGAGGTGCTCGACCCTCCGGAGGCGCGGGAGTCGCTCGTGCGGCTGGGCCGTTCGCTCACCGCGGTGTACGGCGGGCGCGAGGAAGAGACCCGCTTGGATAGCCACTTTCCTCTAGGTACCTACTATACGGAGGATGTTAGCGTCCCTGTCATGGCCGCCCACCACGTGTGA
- a CDS encoding NAD(P)H-binding protein: MIVVTGATGNVGRPLIEALAEAGEQVVAVSRRPLPSPTDGVRHAQADLGSAESMRPVLEGADAFFILLAGELLGYGEAATDLLAAARDAGVKRVVLLSSQINATRPDSASHGRLREFEEAVRGSGLDFTILRAGGFASNAFAWAESVRADRTVFAPFGDVALPVVDPADIAAVAAVVLREDGHAGRTYEVTGPEAVSPRAQADVIAEAIGEEVTFVELTREAAHTHMAQFMPEDVIPGTLDILGAPLPAEQRVSPDVEKVLGRRATPFSGWVSRSLPAFK; the protein is encoded by the coding sequence ATGATTGTCGTCACTGGAGCCACCGGAAATGTCGGACGTCCGCTGATCGAGGCGCTCGCCGAGGCGGGGGAGCAGGTCGTGGCGGTCTCGCGCCGCCCGCTGCCCTCCCCGACGGACGGTGTCCGTCACGCCCAGGCCGACCTCGGCAGCGCCGAGAGCATGCGGCCGGTCCTCGAAGGCGCCGACGCCTTCTTCATCCTGCTCGCCGGCGAACTGCTCGGTTACGGCGAGGCCGCGACCGACCTGCTGGCCGCCGCCAGGGACGCCGGGGTCAAGCGGGTCGTCCTGCTCTCCTCGCAGATCAACGCCACCCGCCCCGACTCCGCCTCGCACGGCAGGCTGCGCGAGTTCGAGGAGGCCGTACGCGGCTCGGGCCTCGACTTCACCATTCTGCGCGCGGGCGGATTCGCCTCCAACGCCTTCGCCTGGGCCGAGTCGGTCCGCGCCGACCGCACGGTCTTCGCCCCGTTCGGTGACGTGGCCCTGCCGGTCGTCGACCCCGCGGACATCGCCGCGGTCGCCGCGGTCGTCCTGCGTGAGGACGGTCATGCCGGTCGTACGTACGAGGTGACCGGCCCCGAAGCGGTCAGCCCGCGTGCGCAGGCCGATGTGATCGCCGAGGCCATCGGTGAGGAGGTGACCTTCGTGGAACTGACCCGCGAGGCCGCCCACACCCACATGGCCCAGTTCATGCCGGAGGACGTCATCCCCGGCACCCTGGACATCCTCGGCGCCCCGCTCCCCGCCGAACAGCGGGTCAGCCCCGATGTGGAGAAGGTCCTGGGCCGCCGGGCCACCCCGTTCTCCGGCTGGGTGAGCCGCAGCCTCCCGGCGTTCAAGTAG
- a CDS encoding FMN-dependent NADH-azoreductase, with protein MATLLHVDSSVFPGAASASRTVTDAFRKAWEEQHPQGTVIYRDLAVNPVPHITADAHTAGFAPADAHTPEQAAAFAERLTFIEELEQADAILIGAPMYNFTIPSTLKAWLDQVILIGRTAMSEDSKIKGTPVTVVASRGGSYAPGTPREGYEYVQNYLEAILRDTLALDVHVIVPELTMAPHNPAMADLIPMYEASRAKAVDEAVTKAKEFAERFAA; from the coding sequence ATGGCCACCCTCCTGCACGTCGACTCGTCCGTTTTCCCGGGCGCAGCCTCCGCCTCCCGCACGGTCACGGACGCGTTCCGCAAGGCCTGGGAGGAGCAGCACCCGCAGGGCACCGTGATCTACCGCGACCTCGCCGTGAACCCGGTCCCGCACATCACGGCCGACGCCCACACCGCCGGTTTCGCCCCCGCGGACGCGCACACCCCCGAGCAGGCCGCGGCCTTCGCCGAGCGCCTGACGTTCATAGAGGAGCTGGAGCAGGCGGACGCGATCCTGATCGGCGCGCCCATGTACAACTTCACGATCCCCTCGACCCTCAAGGCGTGGCTGGACCAGGTGATCCTCATCGGCCGTACCGCCATGAGCGAGGACTCGAAGATCAAGGGCACCCCGGTCACGGTCGTCGCCAGCCGCGGCGGCTCCTACGCGCCGGGCACCCCGCGCGAGGGTTACGAGTACGTCCAGAACTACCTGGAGGCGATCCTGCGCGACACCCTCGCCCTGGACGTCCACGTCATCGTCCCGGAGCTCACGATGGCGCCGCACAACCCGGCGATGGCCGACCTGATCCCGATGTACGAGGCCTCCCGCGCCAAGGCCGTCGACGAGGCGGTCACGAAGGCCAAGGAGTTCGCCGAGCGCTTCGCCGCGTAG
- a CDS encoding winged helix-turn-helix transcriptional regulator, with protein sequence MPEPGTHDAGPCQRVDDGMARVFQLLGKRWTGLVVAVLLPHPAHFADLRRAIPGISERMLSDRLTELGAAGLVVREVDEGPPLRVVYGLTEAGAALQPALVELGTWAEKHLPGSPPCPGELRK encoded by the coding sequence ATGCCAGAGCCGGGGACTCACGACGCAGGGCCGTGCCAGAGGGTCGACGACGGCATGGCGCGCGTCTTCCAACTGCTCGGGAAGCGCTGGACCGGCCTGGTCGTGGCCGTGTTGCTGCCGCACCCCGCGCACTTCGCCGACCTGCGCAGAGCGATCCCCGGCATCAGCGAACGGATGCTCTCCGACCGCCTCACGGAACTCGGCGCGGCGGGGCTGGTCGTCCGCGAGGTCGACGAGGGCCCTCCGTTGCGCGTCGTGTACGGCCTGACGGAGGCGGGCGCCGCACTGCAGCCCGCGCTCGTGGAACTCGGAACCTGGGCGGAGAAGCACCTGCCGGGGAGCCCGCCGTGCCCGGGCGAACTCCGCAAGTGA
- a CDS encoding DUF2252 domain-containing protein — MTDLGAADRAQQDQRSRPGGQDDQDHQGEQGEQGERGRRSEESRRSEPGRQASRVSGVFAVRGFAGRSVQAAPKEEGKALRRRVPRGAHAELTFDAGRPDAVTAVEESNLGRIPELTPIRVGRMAATPFAFLRGSAGLMAYDLARTPATGIAAQICGDAHAANFGLYGDARGGLVIDLNDFDETAHGPWEWDLKRLATSLVLAGREAGADEDTCRKAAHDAVGAYRRTQRLLAKLPVLDAWNAIADEELVSHADAHDLLGTLERVMEKARANTSGRFAAKSTQPTEDGSHRFLDAPPVLRRVPDAEAAAVAASLEHYLTTVSEDRLPLLARYAVHDVAFRVVGTGSVGTRSYVVLLLDHRGEPLVLQVKEARASALLPHLATAGHAIPEVPHEGRRVVLGQKRMQVVSDILLGWTTVEGRPFQVRQFRNRKGSVDPAALAADQVDDYARMTGALLARAHTHTADPRLIAGYCGKSEELDESIASFAVAYADRTEADHAELVAAVRAGRLAAELGV, encoded by the coding sequence ATGACGGATCTTGGTGCAGCGGATCGGGCGCAGCAGGACCAGCGGAGCCGACCGGGCGGCCAGGACGATCAGGATCATCAGGGCGAACAGGGCGAACAGGGCGAACGGGGTCGGCGGAGCGAAGAAAGCCGTCGGAGCGAGCCGGGTCGGCAGGCGTCCAGGGTCTCCGGAGTCTTCGCCGTGCGGGGATTCGCGGGCCGGTCCGTGCAGGCCGCACCCAAGGAAGAGGGCAAGGCGCTGCGCCGACGGGTGCCGCGCGGCGCGCACGCGGAGCTGACCTTCGACGCCGGCCGGCCGGACGCGGTGACCGCCGTCGAGGAGTCCAACCTCGGCCGGATCCCGGAGCTCACTCCGATACGGGTCGGCAGGATGGCCGCCACCCCCTTCGCCTTCCTGCGCGGCTCGGCGGGCCTCATGGCCTACGACCTCGCGCGCACCCCCGCGACCGGCATCGCCGCCCAGATCTGCGGCGACGCCCACGCGGCCAACTTCGGCCTGTACGGAGACGCGCGCGGCGGCCTGGTCATCGATCTGAACGACTTCGACGAGACGGCACACGGCCCCTGGGAGTGGGACCTCAAGCGCCTCGCCACCTCGCTCGTGCTCGCGGGCAGGGAAGCGGGCGCGGACGAGGACACCTGTCGCAAGGCCGCCCACGACGCGGTCGGTGCCTACCGACGCACGCAGCGGCTGCTCGCGAAGCTCCCGGTGCTGGACGCGTGGAACGCCATCGCGGACGAGGAACTCGTCTCCCACGCCGACGCCCACGACCTGCTCGGCACCCTGGAGCGGGTCATGGAGAAGGCGCGGGCCAACACCAGCGGACGGTTCGCGGCCAAGTCGACCCAGCCGACGGAGGACGGCAGCCACCGCTTCCTGGACGCGCCTCCGGTGCTGCGCCGGGTACCCGACGCGGAGGCCGCGGCGGTCGCGGCCTCGCTGGAGCACTACCTGACCACCGTCTCCGAGGACCGCCTCCCCCTCCTCGCCCGGTACGCGGTGCACGACGTCGCCTTCCGCGTCGTCGGCACCGGCAGCGTCGGCACCCGCTCCTATGTCGTGCTGCTCCTCGACCACCGCGGCGAACCCCTGGTCCTCCAGGTGAAGGAGGCCCGCGCCTCGGCGCTGCTCCCGCACCTGGCGACGGCAGGCCACGCCATACCCGAGGTGCCGCACGAGGGCCGCCGCGTCGTCCTCGGCCAGAAGCGCATGCAGGTCGTCAGCGACATCCTGCTCGGCTGGACCACCGTCGAGGGCCGCCCCTTCCAGGTACGCCAGTTCCGCAACCGCAAGGGCAGCGTCGACCCCGCCGCCCTCGCCGCCGACCAGGTCGACGATTACGCCCGTATGACCGGCGCCCTTCTCGCGCGCGCCCACACCCACACCGCCGACCCCCGCCTCATCGCCGGGTACTGCGGGAAGAGCGAGGAGTTGGACGAGTCCATCGCCTCGTTCGCCGTGGCCTACGCCGACCGTACGGAGGCGGACCACGCGGAGCTGGTCGCGGCGGTCAGGGCGGGGCGGTTGGCGGCGGAGCTCGGGGTGTGA
- a CDS encoding rhodanese-like domain-containing protein: protein MPTVEVGDLVDGDFLLDVREDDEWQAGHAAGALHIPISEFVARYGELTEAAPQDGRVHVICRSGGRSAQVTMYLVQQGIDAVNVDGGMQVWAAAGRPVVDDKGTPGFVL from the coding sequence GTGCCCACGGTCGAGGTCGGGGATCTCGTGGACGGAGACTTCCTGCTGGACGTCCGGGAGGACGACGAGTGGCAGGCGGGCCATGCCGCGGGGGCGCTGCACATCCCCATCAGTGAGTTCGTCGCTCGCTACGGCGAGCTGACCGAGGCGGCGCCGCAGGACGGCAGGGTCCATGTGATCTGCCGCTCCGGGGGCCGTTCGGCGCAGGTCACGATGTACCTGGTCCAGCAGGGCATCGACGCCGTGAACGTCGACGGTGGCATGCAGGTCTGGGCCGCCGCCGGCCGCCCGGTCGTGGACGACAAGGGCACCCCCGGTTTCGTGCTGTAG
- a CDS encoding acyl-CoA dehydrogenase family protein, producing MDFTFTEEQQAAVEAARAVFGGVAPDAVPSPAITAGAVADDFDRALWTKLADADLLSLLLAAEYGGAGLDAIALCLVLREAAKVLARVPLLESSAAAVAVQAYGGEELKAELLARAGRGEVVLTVAANGRTGHDPAELAVTARRDGDAWVLDGVQTAVPWAENADFTVVPAHTGEGRTVLALVPRVHEGVALGEQISTTGERLGELRLESARITARDVIDADGAWEWLRELLATGTCALALGLGERVLSMTSTYTGKREQFGFPVATFQAVAVQAADRYIDLRAMEATLWQAAWRISTGAGGALPASGDVAVAKIWASEGVRRVVQTAQHLHGGFGADVDYPLHRYHAWAKQLELSLGPAAAHEEALGDLLAAHPLG from the coding sequence GTGGACTTCACCTTCACCGAGGAGCAGCAGGCGGCGGTCGAGGCGGCGAGGGCGGTGTTCGGCGGGGTCGCGCCCGACGCAGTGCCCAGCCCCGCGATCACCGCGGGCGCCGTCGCCGACGACTTCGACCGGGCCCTGTGGACGAAGCTCGCCGATGCGGATCTGCTGAGTCTGTTGCTCGCCGCGGAGTACGGCGGGGCGGGCCTGGACGCGATCGCGCTGTGCCTGGTGCTGCGCGAGGCGGCGAAGGTGCTGGCGCGGGTGCCGTTGCTGGAGAGCAGTGCGGCGGCGGTGGCCGTGCAGGCGTACGGCGGTGAGGAGTTGAAGGCGGAGCTGCTCGCGCGGGCGGGCCGGGGCGAGGTCGTGCTGACCGTCGCGGCGAACGGGCGGACCGGGCACGACCCGGCCGAACTCGCCGTGACCGCACGGCGGGACGGTGACGCGTGGGTGCTGGACGGAGTGCAGACGGCGGTTCCGTGGGCGGAGAACGCCGACTTCACCGTCGTACCCGCGCACACGGGCGAGGGCCGGACCGTCCTCGCGCTGGTACCCCGGGTTCATGAGGGGGTCGCCCTCGGCGAGCAGATCTCCACGACCGGGGAACGGCTCGGCGAGCTGCGTCTGGAGTCCGCGCGGATCACCGCCCGGGATGTCATCGACGCCGACGGGGCGTGGGAGTGGCTGCGAGAGCTGTTGGCCACCGGGACGTGCGCGCTGGCGCTCGGGCTCGGTGAGCGGGTGCTCTCGATGACGAGCACGTACACGGGCAAGCGGGAGCAGTTCGGGTTCCCGGTCGCCACGTTCCAGGCCGTCGCCGTGCAGGCCGCGGACCGCTATATCGACCTGCGGGCGATGGAGGCGACGCTGTGGCAGGCCGCGTGGCGGATCAGTACGGGGGCGGGGGGTGCGCTTCCGGCGTCCGGGGACGTGGCCGTCGCCAAGATCTGGGCGTCGGAAGGGGTACGACGGGTCGTGCAGACCGCGCAGCATCTGCACGGGGGGTTCGGCGCCGACGTCGACTACCCGCTGCACCGGTACCACGCCTGGGCCAAGCAGCTTGAGCTGTCGCTCGGACCGGCGGCGGCGCACGAGGAGGCACTGGGGGATCTGCTCGCGGCCCATCCCCTGGGCTGA
- a CDS encoding DUF5819 family protein: MDAYDEGSKARHLPDGPDGSLPEGPASAGSTPDSTACADQESVGQESVGQESVPQHHDSRAPAAQAPGPQAPAADPPVPVPTPTGIASLPLRSQIVAALALAVVAVVACVHLGMVFLHVAPSNTVTKQHGRAIDDWIYPEFEQNWKLFAPNPLQQNIDIQVRAQVRGADGGITETGWYDLSALDGAAIDGNLLPSHTQQNELRRAWDFYTGTHDNDNHPVGLRGDLSQRYLRRIVVLRLDREGAGGRGAVIESVQVRSRTTDVPPPKWSEEQVSDTPVLRELPWWTVPEEDVTDARTEASAG; encoded by the coding sequence ATGGACGCGTACGACGAGGGCTCGAAGGCCCGGCATCTGCCGGACGGCCCTGACGGCTCCCTGCCCGAGGGCCCCGCCTCCGCCGGTTCCACCCCCGACAGCACCGCCTGCGCGGACCAGGAATCCGTCGGCCAGGAATCCGTCGGCCAGGAATCCGTTCCGCAGCACCACGATTCCCGGGCGCCCGCTGCTCAGGCCCCCGGTCCCCAGGCCCCCGCCGCCGATCCCCCCGTCCCCGTCCCCACCCCCACCGGCATAGCCTCCCTCCCCCTCCGCTCCCAGATCGTCGCCGCGCTCGCCCTCGCGGTCGTCGCGGTTGTCGCCTGTGTGCACCTCGGCATGGTGTTCCTGCACGTCGCGCCCTCGAACACGGTCACCAAGCAGCACGGCCGGGCGATCGACGACTGGATCTACCCGGAGTTCGAGCAGAACTGGAAGCTCTTCGCCCCCAACCCGCTGCAGCAGAACATCGACATCCAGGTCCGTGCGCAGGTCCGCGGCGCGGACGGTGGCATCACCGAGACCGGCTGGTACGACCTGTCCGCACTGGACGGCGCGGCGATCGACGGCAATCTGCTGCCGAGCCACACCCAGCAGAACGAACTGCGCCGGGCCTGGGACTTCTACACCGGCACGCACGACAACGACAACCACCCGGTGGGTCTGCGCGGCGACCTCTCCCAGCGCTATCTGCGCCGGATCGTCGTGCTGCGTCTCGACCGTGAGGGGGCCGGCGGCAGGGGCGCCGTCATCGAAAGCGTCCAGGTCCGGTCCCGTACCACCGACGTGCCGCCCCCGAAATGGAGCGAGGAGCAGGTGTCCGACACGCCCGTCCTGCGCGAGCTGCCCTGGTGGACCGTTCCCGAGGAGGACGTCACGGACGCGCGGACGGAGGCGAGCGCCGGATGA
- a CDS encoding HTTM domain-containing protein, which translates to MNRIAVSISRGIARVTDAALGPYQTAVIRIGFAATWLLFLLREFPHRQEMYGPDGPWKWDLAQRLVADNHAFTILMWSDSQVWFETVYTLAVVSALLLLVGWRTRTMSVLFMVGVLSLQNRSIFMGDGGDNVIHLMAIYLVFTRCGQVWSLDARRARLAREARARGDLPRAGTQDRVGLVLWAALGLLLAAATGAGRLSPGWLAIFWGLWAVQALWWAVGRLARTAEPRILLDSIANAVHNAALLVIMAEACLIYATAGWYKIQGSRWQDGTAVYYPLHLDYFSPWPALSDLLASHGTIVMLVTYGTVAVQVAFPFTLINRRVKNVLLAAMMTEHAVIAVVLGLPFFSLAMIAADAVFLPTSFLRRLGGGAARARGRLFPPGARKLPGQRAQGPRAPEPAEDPHVGFTA; encoded by the coding sequence ATGAACCGCATCGCAGTGTCGATCTCGCGCGGTATCGCCCGGGTCACCGACGCCGCCCTCGGCCCGTACCAGACGGCCGTGATCCGCATCGGCTTCGCCGCCACCTGGCTGCTGTTCCTGCTGCGCGAGTTCCCGCACCGCCAGGAGATGTACGGCCCCGACGGACCGTGGAAGTGGGACCTCGCCCAGCGGCTCGTCGCGGACAACCACGCCTTCACGATCCTGATGTGGTCCGACAGCCAGGTGTGGTTCGAGACCGTCTACACCTTGGCCGTCGTCTCCGCTCTCCTGCTGCTGGTGGGCTGGCGGACCCGGACGATGTCCGTGCTCTTCATGGTCGGCGTGCTCTCGCTGCAGAACCGCAGCATCTTCATGGGGGACGGCGGCGACAACGTCATCCACCTCATGGCGATCTATCTGGTGTTCACGCGCTGTGGACAGGTGTGGTCGCTGGACGCCCGGCGGGCCCGGCTCGCGCGGGAGGCACGCGCGCGGGGGGACCTCCCACGGGCCGGGACCCAGGACCGGGTCGGTCTCGTCCTGTGGGCGGCGCTCGGTCTGCTGCTGGCCGCGGCGACGGGCGCGGGGCGGCTCAGCCCCGGCTGGCTGGCGATCTTCTGGGGGCTGTGGGCGGTCCAGGCGCTGTGGTGGGCCGTCGGCCGCCTGGCGCGCACCGCGGAGCCTCGGATCCTGCTCGACAGCATCGCGAACGCCGTGCACAACGCGGCCCTGCTCGTGATCATGGCCGAGGCGTGTCTGATCTACGCGACCGCCGGCTGGTACAAGATCCAGGGCTCGCGCTGGCAGGACGGCACGGCCGTCTACTACCCGCTCCACCTGGACTACTTCTCCCCCTGGCCCGCCCTGTCCGACCTGCTGGCCTCACACGGCACGATCGTGATGCTGGTGACCTACGGGACGGTCGCGGTGCAGGTCGCCTTCCCCTTCACCCTGATCAACCGGCGCGTCAAGAACGTCCTGCTGGCCGCCATGATGACCGAGCACGCCGTGATCGCCGTGGTCCTCGGGCTGCCCTTCTTCTCGCTCGCGATGATCGCCGCCGACGCGGTGTTCCTGCCGACGTCGTTCCTGCGGCGCCTCGGCGGAGGGGCGGCACGCGCGCGTGGACGACTGTTTCCGCCCGGCGCCCGCAAGCTGCCGGGCCAGCGCGCTCAGGGGCCGCGCGCCCCGGAGCCGGCCGAGGACCCGCACGTAGGCTTCACCGCATGA
- a CDS encoding TrmH family RNA methyltransferase, protein MKDPASDPTDRAQDPVGDRRQDRDPVSVWHRLADTSVLLDGFHALKHAVRFRAEVLVAVTSDRQAALALTDELAPDVGDTLDALLVEVPEATYRSLVPRPHPTAVAALAVRPSREANLRALARTPRTAPVVVLDHPRNLGNAGAVIRLAAGFGATGVVTTGTLDPWHPTVVRGGAGLHFATAVERLTVAELPSGPVFALDPDGEDIRGLRLPDDAVLAFGSERSGLSADLRARADHLVSLPMRPQVSSYNLATSVAMTLFHWSAPQGG, encoded by the coding sequence ATGAAGGACCCCGCAAGCGACCCCACGGACCGTGCGCAGGACCCGGTGGGCGACCGCCGGCAGGACCGGGACCCCGTGAGCGTCTGGCACCGCCTCGCCGACACCTCCGTCCTGCTCGACGGCTTCCACGCCCTCAAGCACGCCGTGCGCTTCCGGGCCGAGGTCCTGGTGGCGGTCACCAGCGACCGGCAGGCGGCGCTCGCCCTCACCGACGAGCTGGCCCCGGACGTAGGCGACACCCTGGACGCCCTCCTGGTGGAGGTCCCGGAGGCCACGTACCGCTCCCTCGTCCCGCGTCCGCACCCGACCGCGGTGGCCGCGTTGGCGGTACGTCCCTCCCGCGAGGCCAATCTGCGGGCGCTGGCCCGCACACCGCGCACCGCCCCCGTGGTCGTCCTCGACCATCCGCGCAACCTCGGGAACGCCGGCGCCGTGATCCGTCTCGCGGCCGGCTTCGGCGCGACCGGCGTCGTCACCACGGGCACCCTCGACCCCTGGCACCCCACGGTGGTGCGGGGCGGGGCGGGCCTGCACTTCGCGACCGCCGTGGAGCGGCTGACGGTGGCCGAGCTGCCGTCCGGGCCGGTGTTCGCCCTCGACCCGGACGGCGAGGACATCCGGGGGCTGAGACTCCCGGACGACGCCGTGCTCGCCTTCGGCTCCGAGCGCAGCGGCCTCTCCGCCGACCTGCGCGCGCGTGCCGACCACTTGGTGTCGCTCCCGATGCGCCCCCAGGTCTCCAGCTACAACCTGGCGACGAGCGTGGCCATGACCCTGTTCCACTGGAGCGCCCCGCAAGGGGGCTAG